The sequence below is a genomic window from Aureispira sp. CCB-E.
CAATAGATTCGTATTGCAAATAAATTTCTTGGGTAGAGGTATCGGCACACAAAGTTCCAGGATCAGCAATCAAAGTAACCGTATATCGTCCAGTATCTGGATAAATATAAGCGGGATTAGAAAAAGTAGAAGTTGCATTGTTGTCCCCAAACGACCAAACAAAGCCTGTCCCTAAAGAAGCACTGTTGTTTTGAAAATTAACAACCAAAGAATTATCACATTGAATATCTGGTGCAAAAAATGCTGAGGATACCAAACGTCCACATACACCTACGACATATTGAAAGTCACGCCGAGTAGTAGATATTAAAACACCATTTCTATATTCGCTGGCACAAACACCAACCACAAAAACGCCCAATACATCTGGTGTTCCAGTCAATAATCCTGTCGAAGGGTCTATTTTTAAAGAATCTGGTCCTCCCAACATATTGTTGACACTGTAAGGAGGCTGCCAAATAACTGGATTATACGGTGGATTATTGGGAGGCTGTGGCATTGACTGACTTGGCGTAGCTCCTGTAAAAGGGGTACACAGTTCATATACAATAGAATCTCCATCGGGGTCAAAAGCAGAATGGTTATACACAATTGGTACTCCTGCACAAATATACACTGGAGGCCATTCTATGAATCGAGCGCTACTATTACACGTTAACAAGGCTTCTTCTGATACATAAGAGGAATAGGTGGCTCCTGTCGACGTTGGTGCTACAATATTGACAATATCTTGATTTCGGCAACAACGCTGGTAAACAATTTGATAACCACCAACTCGAAAAGGTAGGGTAATCGTGTCTAAATATGTTGTCGTGTGAATGCAAACATTGGGTGGGGCTACCAAACAGGGATCTGTTAAATTCAAATCCAAAGTATCATTGTTTCTTAACTGTAATCGTAAATCATAAATTAAAGAGTCGTTGATGTCAAATACACCTATCGAAGCAGGATTATCAAACCATGGAACCCCTGTATCACAATCTCGAAATACGGTAACCATAATTTCATATTGATCATTTCCTAGGCAACGATAATTTATTTCTCCACCGACCATATGTGTTGCCAAAACTTTAGACGATAAGCAATTCAAAAGAAATAAATAGACAAAAACGATATGGAAGTATTTTCTATTCATCAACAACAAAGGGAAAATTTGGATTGTGTGTATCTATCCGTTTCATCTTTAAAAGACAACACTAAGCACACTTTGAAGTAAACTTTAAGATAGCATTTTTTTAGGAAGTTCCCTATATCTTGAATTACAATTTATCAATAAATGACAATATACAAGTCTTTGGTTTTGTGTTTAAATTGTTAATACTCCGTTGATTTTTTAATAATTTTCAACGCCCCCCCCTTTTTTTAGAGGATTACATGATGAAAAGGTAGCGTATATGAGGGAAATGATTAGATGTAGTTAGTGTGTTCCATATACCCCCTACAAAATGGGTATATCATTTATATGTTTTAAGTTCCTGTTTTAAGACTTTAATCTCTTGGTTAATTTCCGTCAACTCATCTTCTTTATCCTGAATTTCAATTTCTAGTTTTTGAATACTTTTGAGGAGTTTTCTAAAGCTAGTATCCATTAAGTTAGCATCTATCTTAGTTCGTTCACGCATGGTGTCAACCGACTCTTTTACCAAGTCCTCTATTCGAATTTTGTATTCGTTCGCATTGCCCAATAAATCAGCGTGTTTCTTATCAAAGGTTGTTTTGATCTCTTTCAATTTTTCATTCAATTCTATCTCTAATGCCTTCAACTCTTGAATCGTTGTAGGGATGTCGAGAGAATCCTTAGGGGCATTCAGTTGATTGGGACCATTGAGGAGTTGTTGAGCATTTAATTGCTGGTTTAGGAAAGCTATTTTTTGAGCAGCTGATTTGCCTTGCAATGTAGCATAAACAGGATGTTTTTCTAAGATTTTGGTATAATCTAGTCGAGCCTGTTTCAAGGCAGCAGCTTCTTCCTCCATCAATAATTTGGCTTTTTTGTCTTGTGCTTGAATAGCCTTTTTTTCTTCGTTCAGTTGAGAAGAAATATCCCGATTAGAAGCAAGAATAGTTGCCGTGTTTTTTCGAAAAAAGTCTTTTTCTTTGTCTACTTTAACCTTCGACCAAACAATTAATTCGTTGCGAATTTCTCTTAAACGTTGCTTAATTTTTGAACGCTGATTGTACAACGTATATTGCAATTCTTCTAAGCTTCTCTGTTTTTGCCCCTCTGTAAACGATAACTTGCCAATTAGATTTTTTCGAGTTTGTTGTGTTCTATCTTTTAAAACAGACGAAAATTTTGGAAAACTGGCTACTAAAAATGGGAGTAACAACAACAAAAATAACAAGCCCGACCCACCTATATCCAAAATTAACCCTAAAATAAAGCCAAAAATACTACCAACCGACATAATTGCATATCCAATATCACTCAAAGGGCCACCTGTTAAGACGGTAACAATCAGAAACAAAGCAAATACTACTGCCAAAACCTGAAAGGTATATTTAAAAACCTGTCCAATTACTCGACCTACCTTCTTATAATTCTCCATCGCCTCTTTCCAAACGGCTTCAAAAGAATAGGTCATTTGAGGTGCTGCAACTGTGGATTGCTTTTGGGATGGAGCTAATAAATTTTGCTCCTTTAGAGCCTTTTCTAAAGCCATTACGAACCAATTATTTTCATTGATTTTATTTAATTCCAATGTTTTAGAAGGTAGTGGTCGATTGGTAAGTAACAAAGGATTATTGGCTAAAGTTCGCCCCCATTCCTCGGCAGTTGGTCGCAATTTGGGATTTTCATAACCACTGACAAAAGCGCCCATAAATAGTTTTCTTAAATCCCGATCAATCTTGGCAAATCGTCGATGAGGCGGCGGCACAACGGTAAATTGTTGTGACAATTTAGGATCATGCACAAACAACCCATGCTTAATTTTATCACCCAAAGCATTTACATTATCATAAGGGGCTTTGGAGGTTGCCGCATAAGGATGCACCCCAAACAACAAGCGGTAATAAATTACAGCCAAACTAAAATTATCCCAAGAAGGATCTATCAAAACTTTTCCTGGCTTTGTTCCTGTGTAATATTCATTAGGGGTGTATTCTGGGGTCGCAACAGTAGCAGGGAAAAGAGTCATACCATTTTCCACTACTTCTATAGAATCAGTGTCTACAATAGAAACAACTCCGTTGCTTTTAATCAAAATATTGTCTGGCTTTAAATCCACCAAAACATATTTTCCCGTTGCATGCACCATCCTTAACGCTACCGCCAAATTATAACAAACTTTTAAGCGCAAACGTAAGGCTTCATCACCTCCTAACTTAAAGCGTTTCCATTCTTTCCCTAAATGTTTGGGTAATTTAGGAGATGTCAAAATTTCCAACTTCTCTCCTGTTGCCTTCGGCATAACAAACCCTGCAAAATCGCCTTGGGCATCATACAACATGTGCTTGACCCAAACAATCGGCTGTTCGTTTAAAGCACCTTCAAAAAAGGGAGGATTCTCTAATAAGTACTCAATTTTCGCTTCTTTTTGTGCATCTCGTTTATTCAAATGAAAAACTTTGGCTACACAATTGCTCAACTCCAACGGTTGCAAGATTTTAAACAACTCTCCCTCTCCTCCTGAAGCAAATGGATTATCTTCTATGATAACCGCTTGATTGATGGATTTTATGTACAGTTGTTTTGGCACGTTAGGAGTTGATAAGTTTTAATGGGAAATTAGTCGCTCAATGCTAGAGATTTTCTTCTTTTTTGGGTTGAATGTTTTTTTCGACTATAGGCGCATAAACACCTAAAATCATTGTTTTATCATCTGTTTCGTGCTTAAATTGCTTGCTGCCATCTTTTAGAAAGCCCCCCCAAATAGCATTAATTTCTTCCTGTGATTTTCGCTCTTTTTTAAGCTGTAACATTCCATTTAAGTTCGGTTCAAAAAACTTATTGTATGGACGGTTGGGGTCATGGTACTTCTGTTTTTCTTCGTCCCAGACATTGACTTCAAAAGAGCCATTTTCACAACCATCGCTCAACAACGCAAAGGCTCGAATATCGTTCTTAATAACTCCCGTTTCGATGTATAAATCCACACCGTCTGTTGTCCAGATATTAGAGGTGATAAAAACAGTCTCATTTACCTCGCTTCCCCTAAACGGCTCTATCAATGCTTCCCATTTGCCTGGCTCGACCGAATAAGCAGCTCGACCATCTCCAATATGCGTGGTTAAAATGCCAAAAGGAGCATACAAAACAGCCAATACAGTACATGCCAAATCTGGTATTTTATAAGCCTTGGCAGTAGCAAATTGTTCCAAACGTTGTCGAACGATTTGCAATCCTTTTAATGCTTCTACTCTCCAAACTTCTTCAGAAGGCATTTTCTCTGCGCTATCCCAACCATTTCTTTGAACAATTTCTTCCAGACAATGCGCCATATTTCGGGCTACAAAATCCGATCCTATATCTGAATGCTTAGCAGATCCTGCACCATCTGCAACGACAGCTACTCCCCACGTTTCGTTGATTCGTTGATGGGCACAACTGTCTTGACAGGGCAAATTCATCAAAACATGCCCATTTCCAATTACAGAAGCATAAGCGACAACCCAATTTGTATTCTTATTATTGCTAGACATTTTTTTGTTGTTAACAGTTTGTTTTCAATCAGTATCAAGTAGTAGTTGGCAGCGTTGCTAACTACTTATCAAGAACAAACTAATGCAAAAACCAAAAGGATAATGATGCGACAGGGCTTCACTATCCAATTGTTTCTATTTTTTTAGGCGTTCCCTAGAATTTCATTTGAGCCCAGTCACTTACTGGTGGCAACTCAATGCTATCTCCTTCTTTGGATTTGGTAATAATTCCAATACTATTACTCAACCACTTGAAGAATTCTGCAAATTTATATCCAGCTAATGGAATTGCTGGGGCAGAATTCGGACAAATCTCATTCAATACATGTTGATTAAATCCTTTTACCCCTAGTCCCCAAAAAGTAAACTTTTTGGAATCTACAGCACTTTGAATTTCACTAGACAAACCTTTTACATCCTGATCTCTGTCTGGTTCACCATCCGTAATCAAAACAATAATCGGTCGATAATATGGCTGCCCTGTTTCTTTATACCACTGCTTGCGTTGTTCTGTTTTACGCATCGCTTCCCGAACAGCATCTACCAAACGAGTAGTCCCTGCTACTGTTAGCGTTGGCATATCAAAATTATCAATCAACGCAGGATCTTGGATTGTTTTAATACTACTACCAAATGTAATAATTCCAACCTCTAAACGATTGGCGGCAATCAGATCTTCTTCTATCGCTGCATAAAATTCTTGTAAGCCTCGATTTAGCTCTCGAATCGCTGCACCACTCATAGATCCAGAAGTATCTAGAACTAAAGTACACAGACATTTTTGCTCGTAATTGTCAGGGGTTTCTCCTTGAAAGTAACTCATTCTTATTTAATTTTCTTGTATAGATTGGATCAACTTCTGATTAGAAACTGATTGGATTTTTTTCAAAACTTTCACTTAATAGTATTATTATCATATACAATAGCAATACTATCTAAAAAGTTCCTTAAAACCAACAAAAATTTTGGCTCTTAACAAATATACAATATTCAATAAGGAATCAAAATAGGAGCGGCTTCTTGTTTAAATTTTAATACGAATATATGCCGCTTTAACACATTCTTCCCAGAGCTTTTTGAAAATCATCCTTTCGTTTATTTGAAATTCACAAATTAGGCTATTTCGAATAATTATAAAAAATATGTTACGATATACTTAAAGTTATTCTTATTGTATTTTATCCAAATATATTATCCTATCTTGATAATGTTAATACTTCGTTGAAAAAGTAACGGAGAATGACGTTATTAAAAAGATTTTAATAACGGCTCAACTTCTCGATCCATGCTCCCCCGATTCAAGTGAACTCATACAGAGTTGATTGTCTAATGAATTAATATTACCTGCTCTAGCTTCAAGGTCTTGCCCCTCTATGCATTTCCTTGTTAGTTAGTTTTCTGATGAAGTAATATTTTGCAATGCTTCGTGAAAAGCATACTAATTCATTTCACGAAGTACAAATTTTGATCACACACAAATTACAATAGTTCGTTGAAACCACGCAGTAGCAGCGCAGCTAAACTTTATTAGCTTAATAATCAGCAAATTGCACCTTTGTTGCGTTTTATATTAAAATTTTGATTATCAACTGCGCAGCACTCATGAAGTACCACGAAGTAGCAGCGAAGCTAAACTAATATAAATGTGCTTTTTTATCTTTTTGGTAACTAAGCTTGCGATCTCACGAGCGCAGCGAGCTAAAAAAGTAAAAAACTAAGCTTGCGCCCTCATGAGCGTAGCGAACTAATCAACGAACTACTAAAATTAATACCAATGACCAAATTTAATTGTAAATGTTGTTTGGTGGTGGCATGGGTTGCTGTTCTGTTCTCTTGTACTTCTCCTGCCGAAAAAAAGACAGCAACAGAGCTGCCCATCCCTATCACAGATAGTACAACAGTAGTAGAAACAACTTATTCCCTAAATCAAAATATCATCAACTATCAACAACTTGCTACATGGCAAAAAGATACAACGACATCTGTTGTTATTATAGATGTACGACCAGATAGTTTATATCAAAAAGGACACATTAAAGGTGCCGTGCAACTCTGGAGACCCGATATTGAAAGTGTTCATTACCCGTACAAAGGAATGATGCTAGAAAAAGAAGATGTAGAGGCACTTATGGGGACATTGGGAGCGACAGCAGATAGTAAAATCGTTCTTTATGATGATAATGGCAATGTAGATGCTGCTCGTTTGTGGTGGATATTGACCACTTATGGTCACCTCAATAGTTATTTGTTAAATGGAGGCATTCAAAATGCTTCCAAAATGTTTGTCTCCCAAGCTTCAACCTCTCTTATTCCTCAGGTATTCCATTTTTCGTCTAGCGAACAACCCCACTTAAAAGCAACTAAGCAAGATCTTCTTCATGCTTTAACGGATACCAATACGCTCATCCTTGACTGTCGTACTACAGAAGAATTTATTGGCAAAATAATAAAGAAAAATGCTTTTCGAGCAGGGCATATTCCTCAAGCCATACACCTCAATTATACCCATACGATTGCTTACGAAAACAAATATTGCTTTAAAAGCAACAAAGACTTAGCAAAACTGTTTAAACATATCTCAAAGCATAAAAAAATTATCGTTTACTGCCAATCTGGCGTTCGGTCGGCACATACTACTTTTGTATTATACAAACTGTTAGGCTTTCCTAATGTTGCTAACTATGATGGCTCTTGGATAGAATGGAGTTATGACCAAACATTACCGATCGCAAAAGAGGTATGAGTTTTTTATATGTCGATAGTAGAGCCTTATTAATTTCAATTAGAAGAAGTAAGTAATCGTTCAAAAAAATAATCCCATTGTTTGTTCTTATTTTTTCTGACCTCTTACTTACTATGATTGAAAAATGACAAATTCTTTAACTTATTTTCGTTACTTTTAAGCATCATTTTTTGTCTAATGATGTGTTTGATCATATTAACACCAATACCATGAGTGACTATTTACAAATACTTAAAGAAGCCTATGCTAGTTACTACCATTTTTTAGTCAGTGAAATAACACTAAGTTATGACTATAAACCTTTGTGGCAAAACTACTTTTATCTTTTAATTCTAATATCGCTCGTTTTTTTTGGGTTAGAATTGCTGACACCTTGGCGCAAAAATCAGCCTAAATTCAGAAAGGATTTTTGGTTAGATGCCTTCTATATGTTTTTCAACTTCTTTATTTTTTCTTTAATTATTTTTCATGCAGCATCTGATGTTGTCGTTAATTTATTTACCGATGCATTGGCAGCTATTGGTATTAATAATTTAGTAGCAATAGAAGTCCAAGCCATGCCTATTTGGGCTCATTTGGTCTTAGGCTTTTTTGTCCGTGATTTTGTTCAATGGTGGGTCCATCGACTTTTGCATAGAAGTTCTTTTTTATGGGAGTTTCACAAAGTTCATCATTCAGTGGAACAAATGGGTTTTGCCGCCCACTTGCGCTATCACTGGATGGAAAATGTTGTTTACAAAACACTAGAATATCTTCCCTTAGCTTTGATAGGTATTGGCTTAAATGATTTTTTTATCATTCATATTTTCACACTCATTGTAGGACATTACAACCACGCTAATGCTAAGTTTCCTGAATGGGTCAAAGGCATTGGTTTTGGCACCCTTATAGGACTCTTTGCTGCTTTTTTTGCTTTTGAAGCAACAGGCTTGGGCATTCTTCTAATTGTAGGTATTTCGGCAGGTCTTGGATTTATCCTTAGTCCTGTTATCAAATATATTTTTAACAGTCCCGAAATGCACATTTGGCACCACGCTTACGACTTGCCAGCAGATAAGCCCTATGGGGTCAATTTTGGATTGACATTGAGTTGTTGGGATTATATCTTTGGCACCAATCATATCCCCTATTCAGGTCGTGACATTCGCTTAGGTTTTCCAGGTGTAGAGGAATTTCCAGAACGTTTTGACGAACAATTAGTACATGGTTGCTTGCCTACGCACAAGACCACTCAAACAAACTCCTAAATCTTGATTATTTTTAGCCGATCAATCATAATTGCTACTACATCGCTTCAACGAATTATTGAATCAATGAAATTACTTTTACTTTGTTTTTTGCTCTTTTCCTTCCAGTACACGCTTGCTCAAAATATAGAGTTGGCTGAAATGGATATTAATGACGAGGGATACACCCTGCTAGATTTTGGTATTCTCAAAGCGAAAAAAATCACTAAAAGAACCTTGATTTTAATAAACACAGGCGATCAAGATTTGGTAATTTCTAAATTGGAAGAGGGCTGCCATTGTACGACAATTAAAATCAAAAAAAAGGTACTCAAACCTAATGAACAAACTAAAATCTGCCTCAAGTGGCGTCCTATTGATGATAGCGAATTCAATTCTAGTGTCATGATTCATAGTAATGCTAAAAACTACCCTCAATTATGGATACAAATGGAAGGTAATGTAGAACAAGATTAGTCCTTATCAAGACTCCTTTTAAAACTAAAATACTATCTTCGTGTTTTATATTTAACAACTAGTCATCCATTCACATGAAATTTACAGGAACTGACCATTATATAGCCTCCAAAGATTTGCAATTAGCCGTTAATGCTTCCATTGCTATGGAGAAACCGTTATTAATTAAAGGAGAACCAGGAACAGGAAAAACATTATTGGCACACGAAATTGCTAAAGGATTGAATAAACAACTCTTTACTTGGCACATCAAATCGACTACCAAAGCACAACAAGGTTTGTACGACTATGATGCCGTGTCTAGGTTGAGGGATTCTCAATTGGGAGACGAAAAAGTACATGACATTTCCAACTACATTATCAAAGGAAAACTATGGGAGGCTTTTGAAGCAGACGAGCGAGTTGTTTTATTAATTGACGAAATCGACAAGGCGGATATTGAGTTCCCCAACGACTTACTACTAGAGTTGGATAAAATGGAGTTCTTCTGCTATGAACTCAACAAGACCATTAAAGCCAAGCATCGCCCAATTGTTATTATCTCATCGAATAACGAAAAAGAACTGCCAGATGCTTTTTTAAGACGTTGTTTTTTCCATTATATCTCCTTTCCTGATCGAGCTACTTTGAGTCAAATCATTGAGGTACACTATCCCAATTTGGAACAGCGTTTGGTTCACGAAGCAATGGAGCAATTCTATGCCATCCGAAACATCCGAGGTTTAAAAAAGAAACCGTCTACGAGTGAGTTATTGGATTGGATTAAGTTGTTAATGGTTGGCAACATTAATGCAGATGGTTTAAAAGAAGCACAACAACAAGGTCGTATTCCATTGGTTGGGGCTATCATTAAAAATGAACAAGACTTGGCATTGTTAAAACATTTGCAAAAAAATTAAGATGTTTTTAGATTTTTTCTTACTCCTAAAACATCAAGGCATTCCTGTTAGTTTGGTGGAGTACTTGTCCTTATTAGAAGCCCTCAATAAAGGTGTTATAAAAAAAAGTGTTGACGAGTTTTATTACTTGTGCCGCATTTCTCTTGTTAAAAATGAAAAGCATTTAGACGATTTTGATCGACTATTTGGATTATATTTTAAAGGTATTGAAACAATTACAGATGAAGCGTTATTCGAAATCCCTGAAAACTGGCTTACGCAAAACGGAGAACGATTGTTCTCCCAAGAAGAAATGGACAAAATCAAAGCCATGGGTGGACTCCAAAAATTGCTTGAGCGCATCCAAGAGCTTTTCAAAGAACAAAACGAACGACACCAAGGAGGAAACAAATGGATAGGTACTGGTGGTACTTCTCCTTTTGGGGCTTATGGTTATAACCCAGAAGGCATTCGTATTGGTCAACACGAATCTAGGCATCGTCGTGCGGTCAAGGTTTGGGACAAACGCAATTTTGAAAATCTCAAAGACGATGTAGAGTTAGAGACTCGAAATATGAAACTGGCATTAAAACGCTTGCGCAAAATTACCCGTGAGGGAACAGAGGAAGAATTAGACCTGCAACAAACCATCAAAAAAACTTCTGAAAATGCGGGAATGCTGGAGCTAAAAATGTTGCCCAAAAAGAAAAATACGGTTAAAGTTTTGCTGTTATTAGATATTGGAGGTTCTATGGATGACCATATTGAACTTTGTTCGCAGCTTTTTTCGGCGGCTAAATATGAATTCAAAAATCTAGAATTCTATTATTTTCATAATTGTGTTTACGAAATGCTATGGAAAGATAGTACTCGGCGTTGGGGAGAATACATTTCTACCTATGATGTTCTCAACAAATATAATAGTGACTACAAAGTCATTTTTGTAGGTGATGCGGCTATGTCTCCTTATGAAATTATGATGAAGCATGGCAGTGTAGAACATTATAATGAAGAAGCAGGAATTGTATGGCTCGATCGTTTTAAACAAAAATTCAAAAACTTGGTCTGGTTAAATCCGTTGCCTCAAAACGAATGGCAATGGACTCGCTCTATTCAAATGCTTCAAGAATTCACTGAGCAAAAAATGTTTCCTCTGACCATTCGTGGGATTGGAGAAGCTGTGGATGCTCTAAAAGATTAAAAATTGCTACGTTGTGTCAATGCGTTGTACTACTATTTTTTGAGGAAGCTAAAGACAAGTATTGATCACTTATAAATGGCGATCAATAATACCTTCCTCCATCAAAACAATCATCAAAATAGGGGCAGGAATATCGCCATCCCAATTGTACAAAATATCGCCTTCTACTTCCTCGCCCATCCTCAACAAACCATTGGGCCAGTTGCAAATGACATTATTAGAGGGCGAACTACCTTCTACTAATTTATTGTTGTGAAAGTTGTAAATAATATCGCCCGATTTCTGGTTGCCAACACGCAGATTTGTTCCATCCCAATTGTACAATACTTTATTGAACTG
It includes:
- a CDS encoding protein kinase domain-containing protein, with protein sequence MPKQLYIKSINQAVIIEDNPFASGGEGELFKILQPLELSNCVAKVFHLNKRDAQKEAKIEYLLENPPFFEGALNEQPIVWVKHMLYDAQGDFAGFVMPKATGEKLEILTSPKLPKHLGKEWKRFKLGGDEALRLRLKVCYNLAVALRMVHATGKYVLVDLKPDNILIKSNGVVSIVDTDSIEVVENGMTLFPATVATPEYTPNEYYTGTKPGKVLIDPSWDNFSLAVIYYRLLFGVHPYAATSKAPYDNVNALGDKIKHGLFVHDPKLSQQFTVVPPPHRRFAKIDRDLRKLFMGAFVSGYENPKLRPTAEEWGRTLANNPLLLTNRPLPSKTLELNKINENNWFVMALEKALKEQNLLAPSQKQSTVAAPQMTYSFEAVWKEAMENYKKVGRVIGQVFKYTFQVLAVVFALFLIVTVLTGGPLSDIGYAIMSVGSIFGFILGLILDIGGSGLLFLLLLLPFLVASFPKFSSVLKDRTQQTRKNLIGKLSFTEGQKQRSLEELQYTLYNQRSKIKQRLREIRNELIVWSKVKVDKEKDFFRKNTATILASNRDISSQLNEEKKAIQAQDKKAKLLMEEEAAALKQARLDYTKILEKHPVYATLQGKSAAQKIAFLNQQLNAQQLLNGPNQLNAPKDSLDIPTTIQELKALEIELNEKLKEIKTTFDKKHADLLGNANEYKIRIEDLVKESVDTMRERTKIDANLMDTSFRKLLKSIQKLEIEIQDKEDELTEINQEIKVLKQELKTYK
- a CDS encoding PP2C family serine/threonine-protein phosphatase, whose amino-acid sequence is MSSNNKNTNWVVAYASVIGNGHVLMNLPCQDSCAHQRINETWGVAVVADGAGSAKHSDIGSDFVARNMAHCLEEIVQRNGWDSAEKMPSEEVWRVEALKGLQIVRQRLEQFATAKAYKIPDLACTVLAVLYAPFGILTTHIGDGRAAYSVEPGKWEALIEPFRGSEVNETVFITSNIWTTDGVDLYIETGVIKNDIRAFALLSDGCENGSFEVNVWDEEKQKYHDPNRPYNKFFEPNLNGMLQLKKERKSQEEINAIWGGFLKDGSKQFKHETDDKTMILGVYAPIVEKNIQPKKEENL
- a CDS encoding VWA domain-containing protein: MSYFQGETPDNYEQKCLCTLVLDTSGSMSGAAIRELNRGLQEFYAAIEEDLIAANRLEVGIITFGSSIKTIQDPALIDNFDMPTLTVAGTTRLVDAVREAMRKTEQRKQWYKETGQPYYRPIIVLITDGEPDRDQDVKGLSSEIQSAVDSKKFTFWGLGVKGFNQHVLNEICPNSAPAIPLAGYKFAEFFKWLSNSIGIITKSKEGDSIELPPVSDWAQMKF
- a CDS encoding sulfurtransferase; this encodes MTKFNCKCCLVVAWVAVLFSCTSPAEKKTATELPIPITDSTTVVETTYSLNQNIINYQQLATWQKDTTTSVVIIDVRPDSLYQKGHIKGAVQLWRPDIESVHYPYKGMMLEKEDVEALMGTLGATADSKIVLYDDNGNVDAARLWWILTTYGHLNSYLLNGGIQNASKMFVSQASTSLIPQVFHFSSSEQPHLKATKQDLLHALTDTNTLILDCRTTEEFIGKIIKKNAFRAGHIPQAIHLNYTHTIAYENKYCFKSNKDLAKLFKHISKHKKIIVYCQSGVRSAHTTFVLYKLLGFPNVANYDGSWIEWSYDQTLPIAKEV
- a CDS encoding sterol desaturase family protein, whose amino-acid sequence is MSDYLQILKEAYASYYHFLVSEITLSYDYKPLWQNYFYLLILISLVFFGLELLTPWRKNQPKFRKDFWLDAFYMFFNFFIFSLIIFHAASDVVVNLFTDALAAIGINNLVAIEVQAMPIWAHLVLGFFVRDFVQWWVHRLLHRSSFLWEFHKVHHSVEQMGFAAHLRYHWMENVVYKTLEYLPLALIGIGLNDFFIIHIFTLIVGHYNHANAKFPEWVKGIGFGTLIGLFAAFFAFEATGLGILLIVGISAGLGFILSPVIKYIFNSPEMHIWHHAYDLPADKPYGVNFGLTLSCWDYIFGTNHIPYSGRDIRLGFPGVEEFPERFDEQLVHGCLPTHKTTQTNS
- a CDS encoding DUF1573 domain-containing protein — its product is MKLLLLCFLLFSFQYTLAQNIELAEMDINDEGYTLLDFGILKAKKITKRTLILINTGDQDLVISKLEEGCHCTTIKIKKKVLKPNEQTKICLKWRPIDDSEFNSSVMIHSNAKNYPQLWIQMEGNVEQD
- a CDS encoding MoxR family ATPase — protein: MKFTGTDHYIASKDLQLAVNASIAMEKPLLIKGEPGTGKTLLAHEIAKGLNKQLFTWHIKSTTKAQQGLYDYDAVSRLRDSQLGDEKVHDISNYIIKGKLWEAFEADERVVLLIDEIDKADIEFPNDLLLELDKMEFFCYELNKTIKAKHRPIVIISSNNEKELPDAFLRRCFFHYISFPDRATLSQIIEVHYPNLEQRLVHEAMEQFYAIRNIRGLKKKPSTSELLDWIKLLMVGNINADGLKEAQQQGRIPLVGAIIKNEQDLALLKHLQKN
- a CDS encoding VWA domain-containing protein, which translates into the protein MFLDFFLLLKHQGIPVSLVEYLSLLEALNKGVIKKSVDEFYYLCRISLVKNEKHLDDFDRLFGLYFKGIETITDEALFEIPENWLTQNGERLFSQEEMDKIKAMGGLQKLLERIQELFKEQNERHQGGNKWIGTGGTSPFGAYGYNPEGIRIGQHESRHRRAVKVWDKRNFENLKDDVELETRNMKLALKRLRKITREGTEEELDLQQTIKKTSENAGMLELKMLPKKKNTVKVLLLLDIGGSMDDHIELCSQLFSAAKYEFKNLEFYYFHNCVYEMLWKDSTRRWGEYISTYDVLNKYNSDYKVIFVGDAAMSPYEIMMKHGSVEHYNEEAGIVWLDRFKQKFKNLVWLNPLPQNEWQWTRSIQMLQEFTEQKMFPLTIRGIGEAVDALKD